One Lentisphaerota bacterium DNA segment encodes these proteins:
- a CDS encoding N-acetylgalactosamine-6-sulfatase yields the protein MMCDDLGYGDTGFNGNEIIRTPCLDAMRGEGARFTRFFAGGPVCSPTRGTCLTGRHYSRYGITHANVGRLPTEEITLARVCKEQGYRTGHFGKWHLGTLTTAIRDSNRGGPEHAAEFSPPWLHDFDVCFSAEARVPTWDPMVTPDQKRPDGRFVYGEPGTFFGAHYWNERGEIVRDNLDGDDSRVIMDRAIPFIQNCASRQAPFFATIWFHTPHTPVVAGPAYRAIYSEFCEDEQHYYGCVTAMDEQVGRLNRELRALGIENDTMVWFCSDNGPEGGEDLSRNDRNRGVTGGLRGRKRSLFNGGIGVPALLKWPEHVKPGADWTVPCSTLDYFPTVAELFGYTLPDSRPLDGVSLLPLIRGESQTRPKAIPYRFLDEKNRMSGAPTIGLIDHQWKFLTNLSADGTEDLLFDLNADMAETANQIREYPDIAAHMRKQIADFMASCRRSHHGADYPTPYTPINTFQEITGTWL from the coding sequence ATGATGTGTGACGATCTCGGTTACGGGGACACCGGTTTCAACGGCAACGAAATCATTCGCACGCCCTGTCTTGACGCCATGCGGGGAGAGGGTGCGCGATTCACCCGTTTCTTCGCCGGCGGCCCGGTCTGTTCGCCGACGCGCGGGACGTGCCTGACCGGTCGTCACTACTCCCGCTACGGAATCACGCACGCCAACGTGGGCCGGTTGCCGACCGAGGAGATCACCCTGGCCCGCGTGTGCAAGGAACAGGGGTACCGGACCGGTCATTTCGGCAAGTGGCACTTGGGAACCTTGACCACCGCCATTCGCGACAGCAACCGCGGCGGCCCGGAACACGCAGCGGAATTCTCCCCGCCCTGGCTGCACGACTTTGATGTCTGTTTCTCCGCTGAAGCGCGCGTGCCAACGTGGGATCCCATGGTAACGCCAGACCAGAAACGCCCGGACGGGCGCTTTGTCTATGGCGAGCCGGGAACGTTCTTCGGCGCGCACTACTGGAATGAGCGCGGCGAAATTGTCCGGGACAATCTTGACGGTGACGATTCGCGCGTAATCATGGACCGCGCCATCCCATTCATTCAAAACTGCGCCAGTCGTCAGGCACCCTTTTTTGCAACGATCTGGTTCCACACGCCGCATACACCGGTTGTTGCAGGGCCAGCGTACCGTGCGATATACTCGGAGTTTTGTGAGGACGAGCAGCACTACTACGGTTGCGTGACCGCCATGGATGAACAGGTCGGTCGCCTGAATCGCGAACTCCGGGCGTTGGGGATCGAGAACGACACCATGGTCTGGTTTTGCTCGGACAACGGGCCGGAAGGCGGCGAAGACCTGTCCCGGAATGATCGAAACCGCGGGGTAACCGGGGGCCTTCGCGGACGCAAACGCAGCCTGTTCAACGGCGGGATCGGCGTGCCGGCCCTGCTCAAGTGGCCGGAGCATGTGAAGCCGGGGGCAGACTGGACTGTGCCGTGCAGCACACTGGACTACTTCCCGACCGTCGCGGAACTTTTCGGCTACACCCTGCCGGACAGCCGCCCGCTGGATGGAGTCAGCCTGCTGCCTCTCATTCGGGGCGAGTCACAAACGCGGCCCAAGGCCATTCCGTACCGGTTTCTGGACGAAAAAAACCGCATGTCCGGTGCTCCGACCATAGGTCTGATTGATCATCAGTGGAAGTTCCTGACCAATCTTTCGGCGGATGGCACGGAGGATCTGTTGTTTGATCTGAATGCCGACATGGCCGAAACGGCCAACCAGATCCGGGAATACCCGGACATCGCCGCGCACATGCGAAAACAAATCGCCGACTTCAT